Part of the Mixophyes fleayi isolate aMixFle1 chromosome 12, aMixFle1.hap1, whole genome shotgun sequence genome is shown below.
TATGTCATACTGGATGTGTTTAATAGAATAATGTAAAGTAAAAACAAGCAAACCTTGAATGAATTTACATacggtatatattttatatataatcttaAATTAGATTCAAACTTACCTAATTTGTACAATGTATACAGTTTAGGTCACTAATCATTATAAATTAAACATTATGTTTACACGGATATGTTCATATGACAGAGAAAATCATTGCTCCATTTTTTCGCTGTCTGTCATATACACGTCTTCCTATGACACCCGTGCAGTGATGTTTTTGTGTGTGCATGTTGTTTGaatacaacacaacacatgcaaattTCCCAGCCAGTAGCATCTGCATAATAAAGTCACTGTAACTCCTATACCAAATGAAAAATGGCCACTGCTGCTTCAGACTCTCTTTGATGATGTCAAGTGACTGAAGCTCTGACATGCCACAGGCAAAGGACTTCCTGGTGCAGATTATGGCTGCTGTCCTCACCTCACCCTGAGGTACAGTAATGCCCTGAACAAACCATCTATAGACACTTTACAGTTACACTCCGCTGGAAAGGAATTCGTAACAGCTATGGAGAACAATGTGTAGCTGACAACAGCTAGCACAGGCAGGCTGCAGCCCTGAGGAAGTGTCCTGCTGACACTGCGGGAGAGAGAACACAGATCAGAAGCAGACTACATTCAGCCTCTGTACATACTAAAGTGCATTCATGTGATCCCGTCATACCAGCTGTGGCTTTAGGAAGTCAGATATCTCTGCTCCATTCCTGACGTCATGTGAAACCAAACAATAATCTTACTGAAAAGATGTTAAAAACCCAGCAAGGCAAGACTCTTAAGAAAGCCCCACGAAGGAGACCCTACAGCTGTGATGCATGTTCCAAGCAATTTGAAACCCCTTCAAAGCTGGCAAGGCATTACCTCACTCATACTGGCCAAAAACCCTTTCAGTGCCAGGACTGCAGCAAGACATTTCGCCAGTTAGTGCACCTAGAAAGGCACATGATGACCCACATGCTTCCCTTTCAGTGTAACATTTGTCACCGGCACTTTAAAAATGCAGAGACATTTTCAAAGCATCAACAAATGCATCTTAAGGGTCCCCCAAATGAAGTGAGATCAGCCAAAAAGTCTTTAGCTACCCGTCAGAGGAGGTGCCTGTCCTTACCCGTCTATTGCTTTGGGTGCCAGAGAACATTTGCAAGTGAAGAAAAGCGACTGCTTCATCAGTGTGACTTTGTGAATGTGACCGCTTACAAGAAACCTGAACATCTACTTTGTGAGTTTTGTGATAAGGTTTTTCCTTCTCGCTCAAAGTTGGAGAGGCACTTAATGATTCATACTGGGCAGAAACCATTTACCTGTGCTCTGTGCGGAAAATCCTTCAGGCAGAAAACACACCTGAAAATCCATCAGCTCACTCACACTCAGGAGAAACCCTTTCAGTGCAACCAGTGTTTGAAGTCCTTTAAGACACCAGGAAAACTTCTCAAGCATGAAGAGTTGCACAAGAACCTATCTAATGTTCGGGGCAAATCAAGGAGTTCTAGAACTGAATCTTTAGAAATCAAGGAGGAATCTGAAGAGGTGTTCTCTGTCTATGTTATTCCTTTCCAGTGTACCTCCTGTGAGCAGTGCTTTGAGACCCAGGAGATCCTGGACAGCCACACATGTTTACTAGCAGACACAATCAAAACAGTGTCTTATCCCAGAAGAATTTGTAACAAAGGATCTGTTAAACAGATGAAATTGCATGAAATTTATTTGAACCCTGACAATGAGATTCTTCCAAATGTCTCGGAACCAGTTAGGCGATTGCTGAAAACAGAAGACCTCCGAGAAGCAGAACAGCTAAACACCAGGGAGCCAGGATACCAACAGCTTGGAGCCCCCAGAAATGTACTCCAACTGCATCCACGACAGAAAGGAAAATCACGGAGAAAATACATAGGGCAACCTCAGATGCATATGGGAGATCATTTTCAAAATCATCAGTTTGGAATCAATTTTCAAGGAATGCTgggaaatggaaacaatcaaaccACACAGAGTGCTTTCACTGCTTATGAGCATGGAGACCCTGGGGAGGAGAGTCACACACTTCACCATTTTCTACAGGGGGCACAAGGCATTTTACTGCAACGGCACAAGGTGAGCAAGTGTGACCAGTGTGATAAAACTTTTCCTTCTATGTCCAAGCTACGCAGGCATTACCTTATCCACACTGGGCAAAAGCCCTTCACATGTACTGAATGTGGAAAGAATTTCCGTCAGTCTGCTCACTTAAAACGCCATCAGGTAACTCACATGCAAAAAGTTCCATTGCACAGGTCACAGGGAGGGCTTGAAGATTATTATTCAACATTTGGTCAGCAACAGGAAAACATAAGCTACCAATTGTCTCAGCACTCTTTTAGCCCAACAGAAAACATCCAAGACCTTGATCGAGTTACGACTTTTGTAGTTCCTGAAATTAAAGTAGAAATTGAGTCAACGGACTTGTCAATCGTGAGCCAAAAACCAGTGGCCTGTAAGAAGGCCAGGGTAACTGTACCAAGAGGTCGGAGCACAAAGTCCCATCCAGAACGTCCCCTTCAGAAAATGAGGACTCGAGCTTTGCAGAAGAGTTATAAGTGCAGTGTGTGCACCAAAAACTTTCTTTCCCCTTCCAAACTTGAGCGCCACTATCTCATGCATGCTGGGCAAAGACCCTTTGAATGTCCAGAGTGTGGAAAGTCGTTCCGCCAAGATCCCCACCTGAAGCGACATATGCTCACACACATACGAACGAAGGACTAAACTGAGGTGGGTGATGCAAGTCAAAGGATGTGACATTCTTCCATGGATTTTGACTAAGTTACACTTTTTTCCTGTTTCGTTGCAGTCTACATACTTCTTTAGGTATAGATTGTATAAAGTTCAATAATTAATAATGGAATAATAGTTTGATTACTTTGTTTTAAAATTGGTaaaatatgttttggtttttgttacACTGTGGATTACTTCAAATTCCTTTTACCATTTCCATGACTTTAATTTTAACATGAAGATTCTTGTGAGGAGTTGTAAGCTTGTATTCAGAATGTATGGAAGCAGCTACATTAACTGAATAGCCAGAGGGTGGGCTATTCTGGAGAtgtcaaaacataaaaaaacccctaaggggcatattcaattgacggcggaatcgccgaaaatcccgcgctccaaaaatattaccgttaatacggtaatatctcgctggatttcagctcgcagctccctgagcattTTTACGTATTAACGGtgatatttttcgagcgcgggatttttggcgCTCCCGCcttcaattgaataccccctaagagTAAATTTGACAAACTATCAGCATCAGCAAATTCCATGAATATAATATATCCAATGACTGTATTTTGTAAATAGAATCCATAACCTTTCTTTAATACACCAGAAACTCTGAAGATGAAGACCCTGCACTATCAGGTTACCACTCTGACAAAGAGTGTATCTAACCGGTGATTAAAGATGGGCTACGTATTCTATTTTCACCCTTGGGTTGATTATACATAtgttagttaaaataaataaaagcaataaaacCCACAAAGGTGAacttatactttatttatttgtatcagatATATTGTGCCAGATCTGAACTAGTACATTGCAAAGgagttacatgcatataaacatttTGAATTCGtaaaaatgcacttatttttttattttattttcatggcctatttatttagtatttgtttaaaataatattaactctATGGTTTATGTTGCAGGTATTCGCCTACCTACTATATACTTGTTATGTGCAGAATGTGAATTAGTTATAGCCATTTCTTTTGTCTCTATCCCATAATGCCCAATATAGCCTCCCAAACTGTCAGTCTTACTCATGTGTGGTAATCCTCTTGGAGTGTGGCCTGCTTTCATGGGAAAGGCTGATGTGGCTGGGAATGTGGTGGGGTCAGGAGGtccaaaaatgatatatatatatatatatatatatatatatatatatatatatatatatatatatatatatataatataaagtgaGGAAGAACAAACTGCACCTCCATGCACAGCTTGGTCTGGTCAATTTTAAAATTGGGTAGAGAAACCCTCTAAACAAAGTATGTTTGTGAGCCTAAAGTGCCTTTTAAGAAAATAGTTTTTGGCCAAGTTATCTAAATTTGAATATAAACTTGATTTTCCTACATACTTTTTAGGTATCTGTCCAGGGCGTATGGATACCCAATTGTATTACATtttactatatatactgtactctcTGACTGTACaaaatcaattacatttttacaaaaggaaaaaaaatatctagACAATTACAAACTATGTGATGTCCCCCCAAAACGTTGTTACAAGCAGTAGGCTATGACAGGCTAGGAACAGCATGGGGTCCTCTTGCCATAATGTCCACCAGCTCTAGCCTTTTCAGTATGGGAATGAATTGCCTTGCGGAATAGGGCCAGTAAAAATTGCATCCTCCCCCAGGAGAAACAGCCACTTGCTCATACTTGTCAGCCTTATGTTTGCCGGATCCAGGAGattctggagggcaggaggggtgtatgggcggagggggtggggcttcacgattcgcgtcattttgctccccccccccctccccccggtgacgcaatgcctgttttgggtcttttttacagtgtaaaacaagcattacatcactgggggcggggccagaatgacGCAAATCATGAAGCCCCCGCCCCCTAAGCCCGTACATTCCaggtctaattttattgaagtaggcagatgggccagatgcgggagaatcgccagctctcccgggagtccgtgagactgacccgaatttcggagttggcaagtatgcacgtgctgaagcactagggctcttcccacacccctcgTCCCGTAGGTGTGGTATAATACAAGTGTAAAAATAGGTTTTTTTAATGGTGATATCACAGCAAGGCTTGTCCTGCCTAAAGTGTTCGGATTTGATGGcacacccatggctgccagaacatgctggtatttattattttcttttatttatatggcgctacaaaaggtccgcagcgccgtacagagaggTATGGTGCTGCAGAGTGTTTGTACTTGTAGAATGATAAGAGTCAGATTCATCTTGAGGAGCAGACAACAGGAAATGATTATTCTGCATGTAAAGAATCTAGTATGTAATGTAGGGTATTGAATTTGGAAAGATTCAAGTGAAATCCAGTCTCTTCCCTCTGAAAgattatatataaatcatattccGGCTTCAGTCTAGGATCTGGAGAAGCTGGAGGACATTCCCAGAGGGaaattgggattgtcctataatggaacaatatgaaaaataaagtcTCAGTTTAAAAGAGAAAGCATTTGCATTCTAGGTCTACTCAAGAAACTTTTAATGGAATGGATCTGCAAAGCCTCTTCCACCACATGTTATAGATTTCTTAAACTAAATAAAGAGGAATCTCCAGACAAAGTCTCAGAGACATTTTTGAATACTAGTAATTTCTGAGTATGGAATTTTAACTGGTAAAATCTGAAAATAATAAGGGCGTTTAGGGAGAATATTAATTTTGATCACAATGGTCCTGTCCAACCTCATGATCATCCTATATCTCCATGTGTATAGTTCTGATTTAATTTTGGATGTAAAGCCGAGggacattttccttatagagtcGGTAATATGATCcccaaatatttttctttttttttcttttgctatttaaGTTGTTACATACTTTTTCATATCCAGCTGTCACATATAACATGGCTTCTGATTTATCTTGGTTGATCTTATAACCTGAAAGGATACTATTTAGGTCTATAATATTAAACAAGTTGGGTAAGGAAACTATTTGTTGCAAAAGTGTCAAATTGATTCAACTTGAATCAAGGTTTCCCACCTTCACTACATTTATGTCTAAAGAGGCTCTGATGGAAGATACTAGTGGTTCTATCAAATATACGGGCATTCTTGCCTGGTTCCAATTTATTAGAATAACAGGATTTGAAGGAAGGCCTTTGACTATGATTTGAGTAAAGACCTTGTATTCCCATTAAAAAAATTCCAGATCCTCAAAGTGTTTCAAAGTCTTAATAATAAATTACCAATATGTCCTATTGaaggctttttcagcatctaAACATACTATTATTGTGGTGATTTCCTAGACTAAATAATATGAATCAGCTCCATGGCCTTTCTAGCCTTCCTGGGATAAAACCTACTTGGTTATAGTGAACCAGGGTTAGGACTATACAATTTCTCTTACGTCctgttgggggacactgcaatacataggggtatagtaggtggtaccAGGAGTCCAGGCACTTAAACAGATAAGTCTGTGAGTGTAGCTCCACCCCTGCTATACCCCTCCCACAGGAAGGAGCCTCAGGGTAGTTTTAGTGCCCTCAGGAGTCAGTCATGTTTTGCCCTagattttactttattaattttattatttattttatttacttttaatttttagGGGGCGGGGGGACTTTGCTGGGCTAAGGGATGCCTCCCAAGGGGTGGACAGCCTGCGGCCTTCCTCCACCCAGAGTCTCTGAGTCGGGGTGAGTACCTCACCCCCAGCACAGTCGGACACTTCTAGGACAGCTTGCCAGCAGTGAGCTGTCTGCGCTGCGACCGCAGCACTCAGACAGGTGCTGTGGTTGTGCCCCCCTAAGCAACGAGCATTGCCAGATACCAGGGGGACCAAAAGCAGCCACAGCAAGACCCCTGTTGAATCGGAGAGCACAGCTATGGCTGCTACTCACACAGGAGGGCACAGAACAGAGATATCTCCTTTTAACAACTCGGGGACAACCATTTTACAAGAAAGGAAGAGGAGCTCCTGGACTCCTCCCCCAGCTTCCTGGCACCTTCACCAGCGCTTCCAGTGTCATGTTCCTCACTTGGTTACCAGAACTGCTGTGTTCCTCCATATGGGACAGGTTTTTACTTGTTTCAACGCTCTTTTCTACATCTGAATATGTATAAGAGTGTATGTGAGAGGATGTCATTTATTGAGATTTACATTATATCTATCTTTAAGGATTTGATATAATGTAGTTTCCAAAAGCTGTTAAATACAGAAAGGGGTTAccagatatatatttaaatacatccTGGGCCCTTGTtgttgttatatttatatatacacagtgtattttatatacaaattCCTGCAAAACTGATAAAATACTATTATATTCTCTGTGAAGGAGCACATATATATAGTTTTTCTGTGgccagacttgggggtaaatgtatgaacgtgcgggttcttcaacacccgcgtgttcagcgtgttcggcgattaaatttcaagtggagctctattgtaaagggaagtttccctttacaatgcagcgccgcttgaaatttaatcgccgaacacgctgaacacgcgggtgttgaagaacccgcacgttcatacatttaccccttggtgttatatccctatatttttgtatatatatttctatattttgtatatatatatatatatatatatatatatatatatatatatatatatatatatattcaccatgACAAACAAAGGGACCTCTAAGACATGAACTTCTGCAAAGTTTGTCACGCATTATAATTgtgcaaaatgtaatgcaaaattgtCTTGTCGACAGTCTGTCCCGGAGGCCCTGTGTGCAGCCTGTGAGACAGAGATCCGGGACCAAAACCAGACCCAGTCTGCGTCTATGTCCACGGAACAACCTGGTTGGCTGCGTCCTTTGACTTCAACCTTAGCAGAGCTCACGAGGGTAATATCACACTGTGAGGTAGGTCAGTCCTTCACTTCTGTTTCTGCACCACACAAGTCAGGCTCACAGACTGGCCAATTTATTGCTGGGATGTCCCAGGTGGAATCCTCTTTAGCACAAACTCTTGCGGTCTCGGCCCAAGGTTTGGTTAAAGCCACTTCCTCGCTGGAACGCTTAATGAATGATGCAAAGAGACAATCTCATAGGCGTCAGGCTTCACAGGAAGCTAGGAAATTATTCTCTGACGTGCTAGTGTGGAAGACTCGTCCACTCGTGAACGTTCCAGTGGGACCTCCTGCGCAAATGAACAAGATCCCACCTTCACCTGGACAAGCAGATGATCAGACTATCATCCCCTGTCCGCTAGTCCCTTAGTTGATGGCTGCTCAGGTCACATCTCTCCAAGGGCCGATCTTTCCACACGTGGGAGTGGACAATTGTCACCACTGATGCCAGTTTGTCGAGATGGCGTGGATTCATATTGACTCTTAGATTTCATGATCTGTGGGATCCTTTGGATTTATCTCTTCCCTTCCTGTGCTGGAGCAATTTACAATGTGATAAATACAAGATCAGGTGTTTCAGCAGGGAAGACTGGTCAGAACAATGGTTGGACAATGCAACGGCAGTCGCATACATATACAACCAGGGCGGCACTCGCAGTACCAGGGCCATGAAGGAATCCACCAGGATAATGTTGTGGGCAGAACGATACATTCCAGCAATCTTCATTCCTAGAGTAGACAACTGGCAGGCCGATTATCTATGGATGGACCGCAACAAGGTCCATCTGGGAGTACGGTCCTTACATCAGGAGGTCTTCAATTTTCTAGGTCAACAATGGGGTTGTACAAATGTAGATTTGATGGTATTGAGGTTGAACTTCAGGGTTCCCCTCTTCTACGCAAAATCCAAGGATCCTGCAACAGGGTTTATGAACGCCATGGTGATTCCCTAGCGGTTTTACCTGGTCTACTTATTCCTCCTCTTCCCAGGCTCCCAAAGGTTCTCAGGAAGCTGAAGAGGGAACGGGTGACTGCTATCCTGGTGGGCCCGGACTGGCCACGCCGAGCTTGACACTTGGACCTTCTAAGAATGGCAGTAGATCCTCCTTTCAGATTGCCTCTCCACTAGCCTTACTCACACAAGGACCTCTTCACTGCCACTCATAAGTAGGCTGGCTTTAAAGGCGTGGCTATTGAGACCATGGTTCTGAAAGCAAAGGGCTTTTCTGCAGAAGTGGTAAAAACATGATCAAAGCCAGGAAGCATTCGCCTgctgccaattactatagaatcTGTAAGGCTTATGTTCTTTGGTGTGAAACAAATCACTTTCACATTTCTTGTTTCAACCTTTCTAGGTTGCTGGCCTTCCTTCAGGCAGGCTTAGACAAGGAATTGTGTTTAACCTCCTTATAGTTGCAGGTTTCAGCATTGTGCATTTAATTCCAGTGCAAACTGGCCTCTTTGCTGGGTGTTCAGACTTTCTTACAGGGGGCGCTTCATGTCCTTCCTCCATTTGTACATCCGGTTGAGCCATGGGATCTGAACTTGGTTCTTCAAGCATTTGTCAAAGAACCATTTGAACCGTGAGTCTGTGGATCTTCGGTATCTCACTTGGTAGGTGGCGTTTCTtctggcagtgtcttcagcacgCCGAGTATCCGAGTTGGGGGGAATTGTCTTGTTCCCCCTCCTTTCTTGTTTTTGATGTGGTCTGGGTAGTACTTCGCACCAAGCTCTCC
Proteins encoded:
- the ZNF770 gene encoding zinc finger protein 770 produces the protein MLKTQQGKTLKKAPRRRPYSCDACSKQFETPSKLARHYLTHTGQKPFQCQDCSKTFRQLVHLERHMMTHMLPFQCNICHRHFKNAETFSKHQQMHLKGPPNEVRSAKKSLATRQRRCLSLPVYCFGCQRTFASEEKRLLHQCDFVNVTAYKKPEHLLCEFCDKVFPSRSKLERHLMIHTGQKPFTCALCGKSFRQKTHLKIHQLTHTQEKPFQCNQCLKSFKTPGKLLKHEELHKNLSNVRGKSRSSRTESLEIKEESEEVFSVYVIPFQCTSCEQCFETQEILDSHTCLLADTIKTVSYPRRICNKGSVKQMKLHEIYLNPDNEILPNVSEPVRRLLKTEDLREAEQLNTREPGYQQLGAPRNVLQLHPRQKGKSRRKYIGQPQMHMGDHFQNHQFGINFQGMLGNGNNQTTQSAFTAYEHGDPGEESHTLHHFLQGAQGILLQRHKVSKCDQCDKTFPSMSKLRRHYLIHTGQKPFTCTECGKNFRQSAHLKRHQVTHMQKVPLHRSQGGLEDYYSTFGQQQENISYQLSQHSFSPTENIQDLDRVTTFVVPEIKVEIESTDLSIVSQKPVACKKARVTVPRGRSTKSHPERPLQKMRTRALQKSYKCSVCTKNFLSPSKLERHYLMHAGQRPFECPECGKSFRQDPHLKRHMLTHIRTKD